The Austwickia sp. genome includes a region encoding these proteins:
- the iolB gene encoding 5-deoxy-glucuronate isomerase, which produces MSDWFRRAGTAGDGDYDLVVSPGDLPEWQCTGLRTATLAAGESRTVAAGSWEWIVLPLSGSFRVSASAGSGAGAGEFVAELAGRSSVFAGPSDSAYIGRDTEFTVTALTDGRVALPHATARRAFPCAYVPAAAVGVELRGAGQASRQVQNFGTPDAVEADSIIACEVITPAGNWSSYPPHKHDTEIEGMESALEEIYYYELRTDAAFGPQSAAGHGAPDPIGYQRVYGTDERPMNVLEEVRTGDAVLIPHGWHGPSMAPTGYDMYYLNVMAGPGEQRVWLICDDPAHAWVRTTWDYQKVDPRLPFPAR; this is translated from the coding sequence ATGAGCGACTGGTTCCGGCGGGCCGGAACGGCCGGCGACGGCGACTACGACCTGGTGGTGAGCCCCGGCGACCTGCCCGAATGGCAGTGCACGGGGTTGCGGACGGCCACGCTGGCCGCGGGGGAGTCCCGCACGGTCGCGGCCGGGTCCTGGGAGTGGATCGTGCTGCCGCTGTCGGGCTCGTTCCGGGTGTCGGCGAGCGCTGGGTCGGGGGCTGGCGCTGGGGAGTTTGTCGCCGAACTGGCCGGACGCTCCAGCGTGTTCGCGGGGCCGAGCGACTCGGCGTACATCGGTCGCGACACGGAGTTCACGGTGACCGCGCTGACCGACGGCCGCGTCGCCCTCCCGCACGCGACCGCGCGGCGCGCCTTCCCTTGCGCCTACGTGCCCGCGGCCGCCGTCGGGGTCGAGCTGCGCGGCGCGGGGCAGGCGTCGCGGCAGGTACAGAACTTCGGTACGCCGGACGCGGTGGAGGCCGACTCGATCATCGCCTGCGAGGTGATCACGCCGGCGGGCAACTGGTCCAGCTACCCGCCACACAAGCACGACACCGAGATCGAGGGCATGGAGTCGGCGCTCGAGGAGATCTACTACTACGAGCTGCGCACCGATGCGGCCTTCGGTCCGCAGTCGGCGGCGGGGCACGGCGCCCCGGATCCGATCGGCTACCAGCGCGTCTACGGCACGGACGAGCGGCCCATGAACGTGCTAGAGGAGGTCCGCACCGGGGATGCCGTGCTGATTCCGCACGGCTGGCACGGACCGTCGATGGCCCCGACGGGCTACGACATGTACTACCTCAACGTCATGGCCGGCCCCGGCGAGCAGCGGGTCTGGCTGATCTGCGACGACCCCGCGCACGCGTGGGTGCGCACGACGTGGGATTACCAAAAGGTCGACCCGCGCCTGCCCTTCCCGGCGCGGTGA
- a CDS encoding Gfo/Idh/MocA family oxidoreductase → MTQTLSAAVIGAGMAGTTHANAWRQVGTVFDLGLPKVRLATIADAHLPFAQDCAQRYGYATATADWRDIVADDSIDIVSIVVGNALHREMAEALVAAGKHVLCEKPLSDTLADAAAMAELEAATDRVTAIGYTYRRNPALARIKTLADEGALGDLIHFDGRYWCDYGVDPNVPMAWRYKGPMGSGALGDIGSHLVDAAEFVCGPIASVSGAVLTTAITERPVPTAVVAGGRGAGSASAGDSAVREPVENDDVATFTAHFASGAAGTFSVSRVVVGMPNAFMVNVLGTRARVSWDLARGGEIGYDDGAGSADGLGGARQVLVNPTFPYFARGSSMAFGGVGLTQIEQFTYQAYAFLQQVAGVTDGALPPCASFADGYREMRILDAVARSAAAGGAAIAIS, encoded by the coding sequence ATGACCCAGACCCTTTCTGCCGCGGTCATCGGGGCCGGCATGGCGGGCACGACGCACGCGAACGCCTGGCGCCAGGTCGGCACCGTCTTCGACCTGGGCCTCCCGAAGGTCCGGCTCGCGACGATCGCCGACGCGCACCTGCCGTTCGCGCAGGACTGCGCGCAGCGGTACGGCTATGCGACCGCGACTGCCGACTGGCGCGACATCGTCGCCGACGACTCGATCGACATCGTCTCGATCGTGGTGGGCAACGCCCTGCACCGCGAGATGGCCGAGGCGCTCGTCGCCGCGGGCAAGCACGTGCTCTGCGAGAAGCCCCTCTCGGACACCCTCGCCGACGCCGCCGCGATGGCCGAGCTGGAGGCGGCCACGGATCGCGTCACCGCGATCGGCTACACCTACCGGCGCAACCCGGCCCTGGCCCGGATCAAGACCCTGGCCGATGAGGGCGCCCTGGGCGACCTCATCCACTTCGACGGCCGCTACTGGTGCGACTACGGCGTGGACCCGAACGTGCCGATGGCCTGGCGCTACAAGGGTCCGATGGGTTCCGGCGCCCTCGGCGACATCGGCTCCCACCTGGTCGACGCCGCCGAGTTCGTCTGTGGCCCGATCGCGTCCGTCTCCGGCGCCGTGCTGACGACGGCGATCACCGAGCGGCCCGTGCCCACCGCGGTCGTCGCCGGCGGCCGCGGCGCCGGGTCGGCGAGCGCCGGCGACTCCGCCGTGCGCGAGCCCGTGGAGAACGACGACGTCGCCACCTTCACGGCCCACTTCGCCTCCGGCGCCGCGGGCACGTTCTCGGTGTCCCGGGTCGTCGTCGGCATGCCCAACGCGTTCATGGTCAACGTGCTCGGCACCCGGGCCCGGGTCTCCTGGGACCTCGCCCGGGGCGGGGAGATCGGGTACGACGACGGGGCCGGCTCGGCCGACGGCCTCGGCGGGGCCCGGCAGGTCCTGGTCAACCCGACGTTCCCCTACTTCGCCCGGGGCTCCTCGATGGCGTTCGGCGGGGTCGGCCTGACGCAGATCGAGCAGTTCACCTACCAGGCGTACGCGTTCCTGCAGCAGGTCGCCGGCGTCACCGACGGCGCCCTGCCGCCGTGCGCGAGCTTCGCCGACGGCTACCGGGAGATGCGCATCCTCGACGCCGTGGCCCGCTCCGCCGCCGCCGGCGGCGCCGCGATCGCCATCTCCTGA
- a CDS encoding ABC transporter permease yields the protein MSTATPEETRRSVDTGELVRKYAIVLVFVLVVVVFAILTQGNNLQTQNMFNIVVQMAPIGIIALGMMFAIITKGIDLSVGSTVAISAVVAASLAQIPSATSKFNFGEAGIPVILPILAGLGVGALVGFINGSIIAMFRIAPFVMTLGMMSMARGSALTYTEGRPISGLAPQYNFLGNGSVLGIPMPIWLLALVAVITWVILERTRFGRHVYAVGGNDQAAKVSGINIRRVHLGIYTFIGLLAGLAGMIVTGRVGSANPGMGNMWELDAITATVIGGTSFAGGVGTVWGTIVGALIIQVIDNGLDLMGVNPYAKIIVKGAIIVVAIILDERKNRGR from the coding sequence ATGTCTACCGCTACCCCCGAGGAGACGCGACGCTCCGTCGACACGGGCGAACTCGTCCGCAAGTACGCGATCGTGCTGGTCTTCGTCCTCGTCGTGGTCGTGTTCGCGATCCTCACGCAGGGCAACAACCTGCAGACGCAGAACATGTTCAACATCGTGGTGCAGATGGCGCCGATTGGGATCATCGCCCTCGGGATGATGTTCGCGATCATCACCAAGGGCATCGACCTCTCGGTCGGGTCCACGGTCGCGATCTCCGCCGTCGTGGCCGCCAGCCTGGCCCAGATCCCCAGCGCGACCTCGAAGTTCAACTTCGGTGAGGCCGGCATCCCGGTCATCCTGCCGATCCTGGCCGGCCTGGGCGTGGGTGCGTTGGTCGGCTTCATCAACGGGTCGATCATCGCGATGTTCCGCATCGCGCCGTTCGTCATGACCCTGGGCATGATGTCGATGGCCCGCGGGTCGGCGCTGACCTACACCGAGGGCCGGCCCATCTCTGGGCTGGCGCCGCAGTACAACTTCCTCGGCAACGGCTCCGTGCTCGGCATCCCCATGCCGATCTGGCTGCTCGCCCTGGTGGCCGTGATCACCTGGGTCATCCTGGAACGCACCCGGTTCGGCCGGCACGTGTACGCCGTCGGTGGCAACGACCAGGCCGCCAAGGTCTCCGGGATCAACATCCGGCGCGTGCACCTCGGCATCTACACGTTCATCGGGCTGCTCGCGGGCCTGGCCGGCATGATCGTCACAGGTCGCGTCGGGTCGGCGAACCCCGGCATGGGCAACATGTGGGAGCTCGACGCCATCACCGCCACCGTCATCGGCGGCACCAGCTTCGCCGGTGGCGTCGGCACCGTCTGGGGCACGATCGTGGGCGCCCTGATCATCCAGGTCATCGACAACGGCCTCGACCTGATGGGCGTCAACCCCTACGCAAAGATCATCGTCAAGGGCGCCATCATCGTGGTCGCCATCATCCTCGACGAGCGCAAGAACCGCGGCCGCTGA
- a CDS encoding LacI family DNA-binding transcriptional regulator has protein sequence MGRAAVTIHDVAARYGCAISTVSAALNGGPGVSTATRTAIAALAAEMGYVPDAQARRLRRRRRRLLGLCFEAGQSFQADVLDAVYRAAAVIDYDLVLAATTPGHAQAAGVRSLVANRCEAILLVGSSLPRPDLADLCARLPVVLISHDVRAPGVDTVTSADAEGMGALMAHILATDRRDIAYVDGAASAMAARRRTAYRAAMDRAGLTERTRVIAGGRTEADGITATARLLADGPPPEAILGFNDQVALGALLELRRRGIETPAGTAVAGYDDAALAAAVGLTTVRHDVTGLAVAAVGRLAHRLRDDDVLAGPAAADPRWAPTALSRRHQQVPTTLIVRASTAATGR, from the coding sequence ATGGGTAGGGCCGCGGTGACGATTCACGACGTCGCGGCGCGCTATGGCTGTGCGATCTCGACCGTCTCAGCGGCTCTCAACGGGGGGCCCGGCGTGTCCACCGCGACCCGGACGGCGATCGCGGCGCTGGCCGCGGAGATGGGCTACGTCCCGGACGCCCAGGCGCGTCGGCTGAGGCGGCGACGTCGGCGCCTGCTCGGGCTGTGCTTCGAGGCCGGGCAGAGCTTCCAGGCGGACGTTCTCGACGCCGTCTACCGCGCCGCCGCGGTCATCGACTACGACCTCGTGCTGGCCGCGACCACCCCCGGGCACGCCCAGGCGGCCGGCGTCCGCTCCCTGGTGGCCAACCGCTGTGAGGCCATCCTGCTGGTGGGGTCCAGCCTGCCGCGCCCTGACCTCGCGGACCTGTGCGCCCGCCTTCCGGTGGTCCTGATCAGCCACGACGTACGGGCGCCGGGCGTGGACACCGTGACGTCGGCCGACGCCGAGGGGATGGGGGCTCTCATGGCCCACATCCTGGCGACGGACCGGCGCGACATCGCCTATGTGGACGGCGCCGCCTCGGCGATGGCGGCTCGCCGGCGCACGGCGTACCGCGCCGCCATGGACCGCGCGGGGCTGACCGAGCGGACCCGGGTGATCGCCGGGGGACGGACCGAGGCCGACGGGATCACGGCCACGGCCAGACTCCTGGCCGACGGCCCTCCGCCGGAGGCCATCCTCGGCTTCAACGACCAGGTGGCGCTCGGGGCCTTGCTGGAACTACGCCGCCGCGGGATCGAGACGCCCGCCGGGACGGCGGTGGCGGGGTACGACGACGCGGCCCTGGCGGCCGCCGTCGGCCTGACGACGGTGCGCCACGATGTCACCGGCCTGGCCGTCGCCGCGGTGGGGCGGCTGGCGCATCGTCTGCGCGACGACGACGTGCTGGCCGGTCCGGCCGCCGCCGACCCCCGGTGGGCACCCACGGCCCTCTCCCGACGCCATCAACAGGTGCCGACCACGCTGATCGTGCGCGCTTCCACCGCGGCCACAGGGCGCTGA
- a CDS encoding sugar phosphate isomerase/epimerase, protein MALTYGAYTACLQDRSLEAALDVLAAQGLTGAEVNVGGFIPAPHCHVDLLLEDAAARAAYLQVFADRGMRLTGLNTSGNPLSPLPGVGPKHAHDLRQAIRLAGALGVPEVVAMSGTPGSDPKALYPSWVVNPWNGVDLDILDYQWSVLIPFWQEIDALARENGVYVCLELHPANVLFSPVTFMQLIERAGVTHVAVNMDPSHLLWQQMEPIECVRYLGRHVRHVHAKDTRIFPGAAIRGVLDTTFTRVPADAPGKVPTGYGHWCNNWPADPAWRFVALGNGHDVDYWADFLQACAAVDPEMSINIEHEDGDYGQVEGLAISAKTLLAAAAKAGL, encoded by the coding sequence ATGGCTCTCACCTACGGCGCCTACACCGCCTGCCTGCAGGACCGCTCGCTGGAGGCAGCACTCGACGTGCTGGCCGCGCAGGGGCTGACCGGCGCGGAGGTCAACGTCGGCGGCTTCATCCCCGCCCCGCACTGCCACGTCGACCTGCTCCTGGAGGACGCGGCGGCGCGCGCGGCGTACCTGCAGGTGTTCGCCGACCGCGGGATGCGCCTGACAGGCCTGAACACCTCCGGCAACCCGCTGTCCCCGCTGCCCGGCGTCGGCCCGAAGCACGCGCACGACCTGCGCCAGGCGATCCGGCTGGCGGGTGCGCTCGGGGTGCCGGAGGTGGTGGCGATGTCCGGTACGCCGGGGTCGGACCCGAAGGCGCTCTACCCGAGCTGGGTCGTCAACCCGTGGAACGGCGTCGACCTGGACATCCTCGACTACCAGTGGTCGGTGCTGATTCCGTTCTGGCAGGAGATCGACGCGCTGGCCCGGGAGAACGGCGTCTATGTGTGCCTGGAGCTGCACCCGGCCAACGTGCTGTTCTCGCCGGTGACGTTCATGCAGCTCATCGAGCGGGCCGGCGTCACCCACGTCGCCGTCAACATGGACCCGAGCCACCTGTTGTGGCAGCAGATGGAGCCGATCGAGTGCGTGCGCTACCTGGGCCGGCACGTACGGCACGTGCACGCCAAGGACACCCGGATCTTCCCGGGGGCGGCGATCCGTGGCGTCCTCGACACCACGTTCACCCGGGTGCCCGCCGACGCACCGGGCAAGGTGCCCACGGGCTACGGCCACTGGTGCAACAACTGGCCGGCCGACCCGGCGTGGCGGTTCGTGGCCCTGGGCAACGGGCACGACGTCGACTACTGGGCCGACTTCCTGCAGGCCTGCGCCGCGGTCGACCCGGAGATGTCGATCAACATCGAGCACGAGGACGGTGACTACGGGCAGGTCGAGGGGCTCGCGATCTCCGCCAAGACCCTCCTGGCCGCGGCCGCGAAGGCCGGCCTGTAG
- the iolC gene encoding 5-dehydro-2-deoxygluconokinase, which translates to MAGHPPYDLVAIGRCGVDLYPMQTGVGLEDVTTFGKFLGGSAANVAVAAARYGHSSALISHTGEDPFGSFVKRSLRELGVDDAYVGSVAAYPTPVTFCEIFPPDDFPLYFYRHPVAPDLLITPQDVPLDAVRDARVYWATATGLSREPSRAAHRAAWTARGRRTHTVLDLDHRPQFWDDEANASGQIRAALDWCTVAVGNKEECRVAIGETEPERAADALLDRGVEIAIVKMGPRGVLGKTATGERVVVPPTPVDVVNGLGAGDAFGGALCHGLLAGWDLERILTFANAAGALVASRLECATAMPDQAQVEQLMATGSADVGTAVGGRVVAGSPAPGGAS; encoded by the coding sequence ATGGCCGGCCACCCGCCGTACGATCTCGTCGCCATCGGCCGCTGCGGCGTCGACCTCTACCCGATGCAGACGGGCGTGGGCCTGGAGGACGTGACGACGTTCGGCAAGTTCCTCGGCGGCAGCGCCGCGAACGTCGCGGTGGCCGCCGCGCGCTACGGCCACTCCTCGGCCCTCATCAGCCACACGGGGGAGGACCCCTTCGGGAGCTTCGTCAAGCGCAGCCTCCGGGAGCTCGGGGTCGACGACGCGTACGTCGGGAGCGTGGCCGCCTACCCGACGCCCGTGACGTTCTGCGAGATCTTCCCGCCGGACGACTTCCCGCTGTACTTCTACCGCCACCCCGTCGCCCCCGACCTGCTCATCACCCCGCAGGACGTGCCGCTGGACGCGGTCCGGGACGCCCGCGTCTACTGGGCGACCGCCACGGGCCTGTCCCGCGAGCCGAGCCGCGCCGCGCACCGCGCCGCCTGGACCGCGCGCGGCCGCCGCACCCACACGGTGCTCGACCTGGACCACCGGCCGCAGTTCTGGGACGACGAGGCCAACGCCTCGGGGCAGATCCGCGCGGCGCTGGACTGGTGCACGGTCGCGGTCGGCAACAAGGAGGAGTGCCGGGTCGCGATCGGCGAGACCGAACCGGAGCGAGCGGCCGACGCCCTCCTGGACCGCGGGGTGGAGATCGCCATCGTGAAGATGGGGCCGCGCGGGGTGCTCGGCAAGACGGCGACCGGCGAGCGCGTCGTCGTCCCGCCGACTCCCGTCGACGTCGTCAACGGCCTCGGCGCCGGCGACGCGTTCGGCGGGGCGCTGTGCCACGGCCTGCTGGCGGGCTGGGACCTGGAGCGCATCCTCACCTTCGCCAACGCCGCGGGCGCGCTGGTCGCGTCCCGGCTGGAGTGCGCGACGGCGATGCCCGATCAGGCGCAGGTCGAGCAGCTGATGGCGACCGGGTCCGCGGACGTGGGCACTGCCGTGGGCGGGCGCGTGGTCGCGGGATCGCCCGCCCCGGGCGGTGCGTCGTGA
- a CDS encoding sugar ABC transporter substrate-binding protein produces MKHGLKMAGLVLATSGLVAGCGSTGSTGSSATTSGGASGSGSSTGAGSGKTVDYAAGAAVKPKDGKKLKIGVSFPELDQFLQKVADGVKARAAEDGVEVSVVSAEKKVEVQLGQIENFISQKVDGIIVLPENTDATDQITSKVKAANIPLVYVNRRPAKLDAATPYVGSDSIVAGQLQGQELAKLLGNKGNVAILNGDLAQEAAQLRTKGCKEALEKAGLKVTLEQEGKWYRDKGLSITENWLQTGKEINGICANNDEMALGAIQALKNAGKLANVKVAGVDATADALKAMAAGDLPVTVFQDAKGQGAGGVDTIVQMYNKESVPSVVNVPYRLVTPANMAEFQGK; encoded by the coding sequence ATGAAGCACGGACTCAAGATGGCGGGCCTCGTGCTCGCGACGTCGGGCCTGGTCGCGGGCTGCGGCTCCACCGGTTCGACCGGCTCGTCGGCAACCACCAGCGGCGGCGCCAGCGGCTCGGGCTCGAGTACCGGCGCCGGTTCGGGCAAGACCGTCGACTACGCGGCCGGCGCCGCGGTCAAGCCGAAGGACGGCAAGAAGCTGAAGATCGGGGTGTCCTTCCCCGAACTCGACCAGTTCCTGCAGAAGGTCGCCGACGGCGTCAAGGCCCGCGCGGCCGAGGACGGCGTCGAGGTCAGCGTGGTCTCCGCCGAGAAGAAGGTCGAGGTCCAGCTCGGCCAGATCGAGAACTTCATCTCCCAGAAGGTCGACGGCATCATCGTCCTGCCGGAGAACACCGATGCCACCGACCAGATCACCTCCAAGGTCAAGGCGGCCAACATCCCGCTGGTCTATGTCAACCGTCGGCCGGCCAAGCTCGACGCGGCGACGCCGTACGTCGGGTCCGACTCCATCGTCGCCGGCCAGCTGCAGGGCCAGGAGCTCGCCAAGCTGCTGGGCAACAAGGGCAACGTCGCGATCCTCAACGGCGACCTGGCCCAGGAGGCGGCGCAGCTGCGCACCAAGGGGTGCAAGGAGGCCCTGGAGAAGGCCGGCCTGAAGGTGACGCTGGAGCAGGAAGGCAAGTGGTACCGCGACAAGGGCCTGTCCATCACCGAGAACTGGCTGCAGACCGGCAAGGAGATCAACGGGATCTGCGCCAATAACGACGAGATGGCCCTCGGCGCGATCCAGGCCCTGAAGAACGCGGGCAAGCTGGCCAACGTCAAGGTCGCCGGCGTGGACGCGACCGCGGACGCCCTCAAGGCCATGGCGGCGGGCGACCTGCCCGTCACCGTGTTCCAGGACGCGAAGGGTCAGGGCGCCGGTGGCGTCGACACCATCGTGCAGATGTACAACAAGGAGTCCGTGCCGAGCGTCGTCAACGTGCCGTATCGGCTCGTGACCCCGGCGAACATGGCCGAGTTCCAGGGCAAGTAG
- a CDS encoding sugar ABC transporter ATP-binding protein codes for MADEFLLEMKGIRKTFPGVVALDDVDLEVRPGTVHALMGENGAGKSTLMKVLIGMYAEDSGTITFDGQQVKIPDTKTGLGMGISMIHQELAPVPEMTVAENIYLGREPRNALGLVGRRQMVVDAQAVLDEWGIKIDPRAQLKHLSVAQQQMVEIAKAVSYDAKLVIMDEPTSAITEREVAHLHEMIRKLTERGVAIIYITHKMDEVFKISDYVTIFRDGKLIQTLPAAELDRDKLITLMVGRELTNLFSKEDAEIGEVMLSVRGLNRGPLVRDVSFEVRRGEILGVAGLMGAGRTEVLETIFGMYPAESGEIVVHGKTVKIGSPADAIKNDLALLTEDRKATGIMGVLSVRDNMIAAALPKYSPKGLLQLGRIKTDTEAQRAALRVKTPTLDQLIQNLSGGNQQKALIARWMLTLPDILMIDEPTRGIDVGAKSEIHRLMSKLAQSGKAVIMVSSEMPEILGMSDRIIVMHEGQVTGELSRAEATQEKIMQLATASAVVSV; via the coding sequence ATGGCCGATGAATTCCTCCTCGAGATGAAGGGGATCCGCAAGACCTTCCCCGGCGTCGTCGCCCTCGACGACGTGGATCTCGAGGTCCGACCCGGCACCGTGCACGCCCTCATGGGCGAGAACGGCGCCGGCAAGTCCACGCTCATGAAGGTGCTCATCGGCATGTACGCCGAGGACTCCGGCACCATCACGTTCGACGGTCAGCAGGTGAAGATCCCGGACACCAAGACGGGTCTCGGGATGGGGATCTCGATGATCCACCAGGAACTCGCCCCGGTTCCCGAGATGACCGTCGCCGAGAACATCTACCTGGGTCGTGAGCCCCGCAACGCCCTCGGCCTGGTCGGTCGGCGGCAGATGGTGGTGGACGCCCAGGCCGTGCTGGACGAGTGGGGCATCAAGATCGACCCGCGCGCCCAGCTGAAGCACCTATCGGTCGCCCAGCAGCAGATGGTCGAGATCGCGAAGGCGGTCAGCTACGACGCGAAGCTCGTAATCATGGACGAGCCCACCTCGGCCATCACCGAGCGCGAGGTCGCCCACCTACACGAGATGATCCGCAAGCTCACGGAGCGAGGCGTCGCGATCATCTACATCACCCACAAGATGGACGAGGTCTTCAAGATCTCGGACTACGTGACGATCTTCCGCGACGGCAAGCTCATCCAGACGCTGCCCGCGGCCGAGCTGGACCGGGACAAGCTCATCACCCTCATGGTGGGGCGCGAGCTGACCAACCTCTTTTCCAAGGAGGACGCCGAGATCGGCGAGGTCATGCTGTCCGTGCGCGGCCTCAACCGGGGCCCGCTGGTGCGGGACGTCAGCTTCGAGGTCCGGCGGGGCGAGATCCTCGGCGTCGCCGGCCTGATGGGCGCCGGCCGCACCGAGGTGCTGGAGACGATCTTCGGCATGTACCCCGCCGAGAGCGGCGAGATCGTCGTCCACGGCAAGACGGTGAAGATCGGCTCGCCCGCCGACGCCATCAAGAACGACCTGGCCCTCCTGACGGAGGACCGCAAGGCCACCGGGATCATGGGCGTGCTGTCGGTGCGCGACAACATGATCGCCGCGGCCCTGCCGAAGTACAGCCCCAAGGGGCTCCTGCAGCTCGGTCGCATCAAGACCGACACCGAGGCCCAGCGGGCCGCCCTGCGGGTCAAGACGCCCACCCTGGATCAGCTCATCCAGAACCTGTCGGGTGGCAACCAGCAGAAGGCGCTGATCGCGCGCTGGATGCTCACCCTCCCGGACATCCTGATGATCGACGAGCCCACCCGAGGCATCGACGTCGGGGCCAAGTCGGAGATCCACCGGCTGATGAGCAAGCTCGCCCAGAGCGGCAAGGCCGTCATCATGGTCAGCTCCGAGATGCCGGAGATCCTGGGCATGAGCGACCGCATCATCGTCATGCACGAGGGCCAGGTCACCGGCGAGCTGAGCCGGGCCGAGGCGACCCAAGAGAAGATCATGCAGCTCGCCACGGCTTCGGCAGTGGTCTCGGTCTGA
- a CDS encoding deoxyribose-phosphate aldolase, whose product MPRRRAEQPDSVAAAWAGRRRRPLLREDGRLLIVAADHPARGALAVAGDADAMASRTDLLRRLAVALARPGVDGVLGTADILEDLLLLGLLEDKVAFGSMNRGGLAGASYELDDRFTGYTAQAIAAHRLEGGKMLTRICLTDSASAATMEASARAVTDLADRGLVAMVEPFWSERAGTGAIRNLLDPDSVIRSMHVAAGLGATSAYTWLKLPVVPEMGRVLDATTLPVLLLGGDPGSRADETYSAWAQALQSPTTIGLVVGRALLYPGDGDVAGAVDAAARLVHGSGPSSSGSGSGARS is encoded by the coding sequence CTGCCCCGCCGCCGCGCCGAGCAGCCCGACTCCGTGGCCGCCGCGTGGGCCGGCCGGCGCCGCCGACCGTTGCTGCGCGAGGACGGGCGCCTGCTCATCGTCGCGGCCGACCATCCCGCCCGCGGCGCCCTCGCCGTGGCCGGGGACGCCGACGCGATGGCGTCGCGGACCGACCTGCTGCGCCGGCTCGCGGTGGCGCTGGCCCGGCCGGGCGTGGACGGGGTGTTGGGCACCGCGGACATCCTGGAGGACCTGCTGCTGCTGGGCCTGCTGGAGGACAAGGTCGCGTTCGGGTCGATGAACCGTGGCGGCCTGGCCGGGGCGTCGTACGAGCTCGACGACCGCTTTACCGGCTACACCGCGCAGGCCATCGCCGCGCACCGCCTGGAGGGCGGCAAGATGCTGACCCGCATCTGCCTGACCGACTCCGCGTCGGCCGCCACGATGGAGGCGAGCGCGCGGGCCGTGACCGACCTGGCCGACCGGGGGCTGGTCGCGATGGTCGAGCCGTTCTGGTCCGAGCGGGCCGGGACCGGCGCCATCCGCAACCTGCTCGACCCCGACTCGGTGATCCGGTCCATGCACGTGGCGGCGGGCCTCGGCGCGACTAGCGCGTACACCTGGCTCAAGCTTCCCGTCGTTCCCGAGATGGGGCGGGTCCTGGACGCCACGACGCTGCCGGTCCTGCTGCTCGGCGGCGACCCGGGCAGCCGGGCGGACGAGACGTACTCGGCCTGGGCGCAGGCGCTGCAGAGCCCGACCACGATCGGCCTGGTCGTGGGCAGGGCGCTGCTCTACCCCGGCGACGGGGACGTGGCCGGGGCGGTCGACGCCGCGGCGCGGCTGGTGCACGGCAGCGGCCCCTCTTCATCCGGCTCCGGATCCGGAGCGAGATCGTGA